DNA from Evansella sp. LMS18:
CGAAAATGTAAAAGGTGATCAAGGTAGCCAGGACGTACTTGTATCGACACGTACAGTCATAAAGCGGGCTCTCGACAAGCTTGGATATCCCCAGGAAGTATTTGAGCTGATGAAAGAACCGCTGAGAATGATGACCGTCCGTATTCCTGTAAGAATGGACGACGGGTCGATCAAGGTGTTTACAGGATACCGAGCTCAGCATAATGATGCAGTTGGCCCAACAAAGGGAGGCGTCCGTTTCCACCCGAACGTTACGGAAAAAGAAGTGAAAGCGCTGTCAATCTGGATGAGTCTGAAGGCCGGTATTGTTGATCTTCCTTATGGAGGAGGAAAAGGCGGGATCGTTTGTGATCCGCGGGAAATGTCCTTTCCTGAGCTGGAGCGCCTCAGCCGCGGCTATGTCCGTGCAATAAGCCAGATTGTGGGACCTACGAAAGATATTCCGGCACCGGATGTGTTTACAAATTCCCAGATAATGGCCTGGATGATGGATGAATACAGCAGAATGAAAGAATTTGACTCTCCTGGCTTTATTACAGGAAAGCCAATCGTCCTTGGAGGCTCGCATGGCAGAGAATCCGCAACTGCGAAAGGTGTTACAATTTGTATCCGTGAAGCTGTGAAGAAAAAGGGCATTAACCTGGAGGGAGCCCGGATTGTTATCCAGGGATTCGGAAACGCAGGCAGCTTCCTGGCGAAATTTATGCATGATGCAGGTGCGAAAGTTGTCGGTATCTCCGATGTATACGGCGGTCTTCATGACCCGGACGGCCTTGACATCGATTACCTCCTTGATCGCCGTGACAGCTTTGGCACAGTAACTAAACTGTTCAAGGATACTATTTCAAACGACGAATTGCTGGAACTCGAGTGTGATGTTCTTGTACCGGCG
Protein-coding regions in this window:
- a CDS encoding Glu/Leu/Phe/Val dehydrogenase — its product is MEGNEKLENGKAENVKGDQGSQDVLVSTRTVIKRALDKLGYPQEVFELMKEPLRMMTVRIPVRMDDGSIKVFTGYRAQHNDAVGPTKGGVRFHPNVTEKEVKALSIWMSLKAGIVDLPYGGGKGGIVCDPREMSFPELERLSRGYVRAISQIVGPTKDIPAPDVFTNSQIMAWMMDEYSRMKEFDSPGFITGKPIVLGGSHGRESATAKGVTICIREAVKKKGINLEGARIVIQGFGNAGSFLAKFMHDAGAKVVGISDVYGGLHDPDGLDIDYLLDRRDSFGTVTKLFKDTISNDELLELECDVLVPAAIENQITKENAHKIKAEIIVEAANGPTTIEATEILSDRGVLLVPDVLASAGGVTVSYFEWVQNNQGFYWTEEEVAERLEKILVSSFDNVYRVSSTRGVDMRLAAYMVGVRKMAEASRFRGWI